The following are encoded together in the Gadus chalcogrammus isolate NIFS_2021 chromosome 2, NIFS_Gcha_1.0, whole genome shotgun sequence genome:
- the rnf113a gene encoding E3 ubiquitin-protein ligase RNF113A, which translates to MADPEEAEAKPTCSFIFKKSTKKFAGRKRKASNSDKDGSSEEERNNVVRREKKDAKVNPMVQRSKKVEKEAVSSSEDEETKEKKITVAYKSTRSAKPEGPDDMGATAIYELDTEKDKDHQAIFERSQKVQEELTGKEDDKIYRGINNYTKYIKPKDTTMGNASSGMVRKGPIRAPEHLRATVRWDYQPDICKDYKETGFCGFGDSCKFLHDRSDYKHGWQIEREMEEGRYGANDEENYEVSSDEEDLPFKCFICRGSFKNPIITKCRHYFCETCALQHYRKSQRCYVCNTQTNGVFNPAKELMAKIQKQQALLDQPPSEEDD; encoded by the exons ATGGCGGATCCAGAGGAGGCTGAAGCTAAGCCTACTTGCTCTTTCATCTTTAAAAAGTCTACAAAGAAATTCGCCGGCCGAAAAAGGAAAGCTAGCAACAGCGATAAAG ATGGCAGCAGCGAGGAGGAAAGAAACAACGTTGTGCGAAGAGAAAAGAAAGACGCCAAAGTCAATCCCATGGTTCAGCGA TCCAAGAAGGTCGAGAAGGAAGCCGTTTCCTCCAGCGAGGATGAGGAGACGAAGGAGAAGAAGATAACCGTGGCGTACAAGTCCACTCGCTCAGCA AAACCCGAGGGCCCAGACGACATGGGAGCCACGGCGATCTACGAGCTGGACACGGAGAAAGACAAGGACCACCAGGCCATCTTCGAACGCAGTCAGAAAGTGCAGGAG GAGCTGACCGGTAAAGAGGACGATAAGATCTACCGCGGCATCAACAACTACACCAAGTACATAAAGCCCAAGGACACCACCATGGGCAACGCCTCCTCCGGCATGGTCAG gaaGGGACCAATCAGAGCTCCAGAGCACCTGAGAGCGACGGTGCGATGGGACTACCAGCCGGACATCTGCAAGGACTACAAGGAGACCGGCTTCTGTGGATTCggcg ACAGCTGCAAGTTCCTCCACGATCGATCGGACTACAAACACGGCTGGCAGAtcgagagggagatggaggagggtcGCTACGGGGCCAACG ACGAGGAGAACTACGAGGTGAGCAGCGACGAAGAGGACCTTCCCTTTAAGTGCTTCATCTGCCGGGGCTCCTTCAAGAACCCCATCATCACCAA GTGCCGGCACTACTTCTGTGAGACCTGCGCCCTGCAGCATTACCGCAAGTCGCAGCGCTGCTACGTGTGCAACACCCAGACCAACGGCGTCTTCAACCCCGCTAAAG AGTTGATGGCGAAGATCCAGAAACAGCAGGCCTTACTGGACCAGCCGCCGTCCGAGGAGGACGACTAG
- the rundc3aa gene encoding RUN domain-containing protein 3A, which produces MAMGLTSKKASTRSVCVERKNLITVCRFSVKTLLEKYTAEPIDDSSEEFLNFAAILEHILSHRFRGSGGWFSSDGQRSFWEYIRLACSKVQNNCIASIENIENISTSRAKGRAWIRVALMEKRLSEYIATALRDTRTTRRFYDDGAIMLREEATVLTGMLIGLSAIDFSFCLKGEVLDGKSLAMIDYTPYLKFTQSYDYLSDEDDRTSVDSSNSEESVPEHPYIPLVTDEESWSNKCRKMEQRFKIVYAQKGYLEELVRLRESQLKNVETENKHLRSRLEELTEQSLQEKRELEDVVLELQAQLSGLIPCESNHLSKEISIPQVNQWTTINNSQGDIKLFRRRSFPSLEQLSVDVSLNSNSQRTDSKQNGKDCTPSMLGLCGSLASLPSSKSLASLKSSECLVNISADPSPASSPS; this is translated from the exons ATGGCTATGGGGCTGACATCGAAAAAAGCGTCTACGCGAAGCGTCTGTGTGGAGCGCAAGAACCTGATCACGGTCTGCAG ATTCTCTGTCAAGACGCTCCTCGAGAAATACACAGCCGAGCCCATCGATGACTCGTCGGAGGAGTTCCTCAACTTCGCTGCCATCTTGGAGCACATCCTCAGCCACCGGTTCAGAG GGTCAGGAGGTTGGTTCAGCTCGGACGGCCAGCGCAGCTTCTGGGAGTACATCCGGCTGGCCTGCAGCAAGGTGCAGAACAACTGCATCGCCAGCATCGAGAACATCGAGAACATCAGCACATCGCGGGCCaag GGCCGGGCCTGGATACGAGTGGCCCTGATGGAGAAGCGTCTGTCGGAGTACATCGCCACCGCCCTCCGAGACACACGGACCACCAG GCGGTTCTACGACGACGGGGCCATCATGCTGCGGGAGGAGGCCACGGTCCTGACCGGGATGCTCATCGGGCTCAGCGCCATCGACTTCAG TTTTTGTCTAAAGGGTGAAGTTCTGGATGGGAAATCTCTGGCCATGATTGACTATACACCATACCTAAAGTTCACTCAGAG CTACGACTACCTGAGCGACGAGGACGACCGCACCAGCGTGGACAGCAGCAACAGCGAGGAGAGCGTCCCCGAGCACCCCTACATCCCCCTGGTCACCGACGAGGAGAGCTGGAGCAATAAGTGCCGCAAGATGGAGCAGAGGTTCAAGATCGTCTACGCCCAGAAG GGCtacctggaggagctggtgcGGCTGCGGGAGTCGCAGCTGAAGAACGTGGAGACGGAGAACAAGCACCTGCGGTCCCGActggaggagctgacggagcaGAGCCTGCAGGAGAagagggagctggaggacgTGGTGCTGGAGCTGCAGGCGCAACT CTCTGGCCTCATCCCCTGTGAATCCAATCACCTGTCCAAGGAGATCTCCATCCCCCAGGTGAACCAGTGGACCACCATCAACAACAGCCAGGGAGACATCAAGCTCTTCCGCAG gaggAGCTTCCCCAGCCTGGAGCAGCTCTCGGTGGACGTCAGCCTCAACTCCAACTCCCAGCGGACGGACAGCAAGCAGAACG ggaAGGACTGCACCCCTTCCATGCTGGGGCTGTGCGGATCGCTGGCCTCCCTCCCCAGCTCCAAGTCCCTGGCCAGCCTTAAGTCCAGTGAGTGCTTGGTGAACATCAGCGCCGACCCCAGCCCCGCGTCCTCCCCCAGCTAG